The stretch of DNA ATTTCTCCACTAAGTGGTCTACAGCAGCCTGCTCAATGGCTAAGCCCTTCTTATACCGCTCGATGAACACTTCGAATCCTTGCACATCAGATTGATCTGGCTGAACTTCCTGTCCCTCAGCATCCTTAAAGACCTTGTGATCCAGGAAGTCTTCCAACGCTTCTTGTTGATCTTTGTTGATCATATAAGAAGCTAGAATCGCCATGCCCCATGCTCCGCCTTCCCCGGCTGTTGCCATGACGGAAACCGGAACGTTCATAGCCGCTGCAACAATCTTCTGTCCGACTACTGGGGTCTTAAATAAGCCGCCGTGAGCCAGGATGCCATCAATAGCGACATGTTCATTCTTCGTCAAAATGTCCATCCCGATCTTGAGCGCTCCAAAGGCGGTGAACAGATGCGTCCGCATGAAATTCGCTAAATTGAAATTGCTCTCAGGGGAGCGGACAAACAGCGGCCGGCCTTTCTCAATTCCCGTAATATTCTCGCCTGAGAAATAACCATAGCTGAGCAATCCGCCGCCATCCGGGTCCGCTTCCAAGGCCTTGTTGAACATCACACTGAATAATTGTTGGGTGTCCACCTTCTGCCCCATGGCTTCGGAGAACTCCCGGAACAAGCCGAGCCAAGCATTGATATCACTTGAACAATTGTTGGCATGAACCATCCCGACCGGACTACCGTTTGGCGTCGTAACCAGATCAATCTCCGGATAGACATTAGTGAGCTCTTTCTCTAGTACGATCATGGCAAAAACGGAAGTCCCTACAGAGACGTTCCCTGTGCGTTTCCTAACGCTATTCGTAGCAACCATTCCTGTTCCGGCATCACCCTCCGGAGGGCAAAGCGGAATGCCTGGCTGCAGGGTCTGTGATATATCCAGCATTTTGGCTCCAGCCTCGGTTAATACCCCTGCTTGGTCGCCTGCGTTATAGACTTTGGGAAGGATACTCTTAAGCTTCCAAGGGTAGCCCTTGGCCGCAACGAGCTCATCAAACTGCTTGATCATCGATTCATGATAATCGTGGGTAGCCTCATCAATAGGGAACATGCCCGATGCATCCCCAATGCCCAGCGCTTTATTACCCGTCAATAGCCAGTGAATAAATCCGGATAAAGTAGTTATAAAATCAACACGGGGCACATGCTCTTCTTCGTTCAATATCGCTTGATAGAGATGCGCGATGCTCCAGCGTTCAGGGATGTTGAATTGGAACTTATCCGTTAATTCTCTTGCTGCAGCCCCGGTTGTCGCATTGCGCCAAGTCCGAAATGGAACCAGCAGCTCGCCTGTGCTGTCAAAAGCCATATATCCGTGCATCATTGCAGAGAAGCCTATGGAACCGATCGTGTCGAGGGTGACCTCATACTTGCGCTCAACCTCTTGCTTCATTTCACGATAAGCTTCCTGCATACCGGTGATGATATCTGTCAAGTTGTACGTCCAATATCCGTCTTTCAAGAGGTTTTCCCATTCATAACTTCCAGATGCGATCGTTTCAAATCGCTCATCAATCAACACCGCTTTGATCCGTGTCGATCCGAATTCGATACCCAGGGAAGTCTTCCCCGCAGTAATCGCCTGCTTCATGTCTACATGATTCATGATCACGTATGTCCCCTCTCTGATAGCGGTTTTCATAATTTAAAATCCAAAGAAGGCGCTTTCCTTCGCTGACAGCCTTAGTATATTTTTTGTACGTACACTTGTCAATAATTTTATTATTTATACATACAAATGTTGCAAAAATCCCTCTAGTATTCTCCCCTTAGTGCCTTTACTATGGTATTTATATAGATTGAACTAAAGTTTTACATTGAATTTTCTGTTATCACGACCTAATACGGTCCTATAACGTTCATCTCTTTAGTTCATTCTATCTATATGACATGACATTTAATTATAATTACAATAATCTATACAAGTTGTACTTAAAAAGGATAGAACATTTTCATTCATTTAGAATCATGCTAAAATATGTACACACAAAAATGTCAGAAAAATAAATTGGTATGCGAACAACTATGAAAGAAGTGGGTTAATTGAGGCCAAAGTATCAGGTCATTATTGATGATATAAAAAGCAATATTCTCTCAGGAGGTTACAGTGTAGGAGAACAAATCCCTACAGAGTCCGCTTTGCAGGACAAATACAAAGTTAGCCGCCAAACGGTGCGGAAGGCCATACTGGAGCTATCGAACGAGGGTTTCTTAAGAAGCGAGAAGGGATCTGGCACTTATGTCAGCAGCCAATATCGGTCAAGATCCGGCACAAACTCCAAGCGAACCATCGGTGTGATCACCACCTACATCTCTGATTACATCTTCCCCTCGATCATCCGCGGCATTGAAGGCAGACTGAACGAAGATAACTACTCGCTGCTGTTAGCCAGTACGAATAATGATGTCGCCCAAGAGAAGAAAGCGCTAGAGATGATGCTGTCCTTCGGGGTGGACGGTTTGATTATTGAACCCACGAAGAGCAATCTGTACAATCCGAATATCGCCTACTACCTGTCGTTCAAGGAGCAGGACGTCCCAATCATTATGATCAATGCCTATTATGAGGAATTAGAGGTTCCTTTTTTCTGTCTGGATGACGTGCAGTCCAGCTATCTTGCCACCAAAGAGCTGATCTCCAAAGGGCATACTCAAATCGGAATTATCTCCAAAATGGACGATTTACAGGGGAAATATCGGATGAAGGGATATATCAAGGCTCTCGGTGAAGCCAAGTTACGCTTTCACCCGGACCAAGTGCTCTCCTACGATACCGAGACAAAGCCGGACCTGTCTGACAGCTTGAGAGAGTTCTTAAGTGACAATAGAGACGATTTAACGGCCATTGTCTGCTACAACGACGAGGTAGGCCTAGAAGTCGTAAATGTATGCCGGCAGCTTGGCATATCTGTTCCGGACGAGTTATCCATCATTGGTCAGGACAATTCTTATATAGCCAAGAATGCCAATATCAAGCTGACAACCCTGACGCATCCCCAAGAGCAAATGGGGCGGGATGCCGCGGATTGGGTGATCAAGAAACTGCAAGGTAAGAAGGACTTGCCGAACGATACCTATTATCAGCCCGTGTTAATCGAAGGGGAGACGGTGAAAGAGATCGAGGTACAGTAGCTCTGATGTGACTTGACAATTGCAGGGATATATTAAAAAACAATCATTGAGGACCCCCAGGTCATCCATGGTTGTTTGAGCTGCTTTTATCCGCTGCTCTTTCCCTCCACTTTTCCTTCAAAGCTGCCAAATCGTCTATGAAAAACCTAAGTAAGTTGGGCCGCCTTCTTACAGCAAGCGGATGATAGGTAAAGCCGATAGGCATGCCCCTGAACTCCTGCCAGCTGCCCCGCAATTCCTTAACACTGATATTCTCCTGCTGCGGGAATAGGGCCTCTGCCACAACATTACCAAATCCAAATAGTACAAGCGGCTGCTTCTCACCAAGCTGCAGCTGCAGATGGGGAAAACATGCGGCTCTTGCTGTGGGCTTATCGTATGCACGCACCGGACGGCATTTGAGCAAGTAGGTGACATAAACCGAGTCTATCTCTATCCCCGCTTCCCTCAAACCCAGCTGGAGGGTTTCCCGGGTACCGCACAGAAATGAGTTCCCCTCCCGGTCCTCTCGTGCCCCCGGATTATCCAGAATTAGCATCAGCGGGGCATTCGGGTTCCCCTCACCCCAGATGACGCGGTGTCTCTGCCTGGATAGTTCGCAAAGCTCACAG from Paenibacillus sp. CAA11 encodes:
- a CDS encoding uracil-DNA glycosylase: MDHSFVILPEEQTPKGIQHCELCELSRQRHRVIWGEGNPNAPLMLILDNPGAREDREGNSFLCGTRETLQLGLREAGIEIDSVYVTYLLKCRPVRAYDKPTARAACFPHLQLQLGEKQPLVLFGFGNVVAEALFPQQENISVKELRGSWQEFRGMPIGFTYHPLAVRRRPNLLRFFIDDLAALKEKWRERAADKSSSNNHG
- a CDS encoding GntR family transcriptional regulator, with the translated sequence MRPKYQVIIDDIKSNILSGGYSVGEQIPTESALQDKYKVSRQTVRKAILELSNEGFLRSEKGSGTYVSSQYRSRSGTNSKRTIGVITTYISDYIFPSIIRGIEGRLNEDNYSLLLASTNNDVAQEKKALEMMLSFGVDGLIIEPTKSNLYNPNIAYYLSFKEQDVPIIMINAYYEELEVPFFCLDDVQSSYLATKELISKGHTQIGIISKMDDLQGKYRMKGYIKALGEAKLRFHPDQVLSYDTETKPDLSDSLREFLSDNRDDLTAIVCYNDEVGLEVVNVCRQLGISVPDELSIIGQDNSYIAKNANIKLTTLTHPQEQMGRDAADWVIKKLQGKKDLPNDTYYQPVLIEGETVKEIEVQ
- a CDS encoding xylulokinase; this encodes MNHVDMKQAITAGKTSLGIEFGSTRIKAVLIDERFETIASGSYEWENLLKDGYWTYNLTDIITGMQEAYREMKQEVERKYEVTLDTIGSIGFSAMMHGYMAFDSTGELLVPFRTWRNATTGAAARELTDKFQFNIPERWSIAHLYQAILNEEEHVPRVDFITTLSGFIHWLLTGNKALGIGDASGMFPIDEATHDYHESMIKQFDELVAAKGYPWKLKSILPKVYNAGDQAGVLTEAGAKMLDISQTLQPGIPLCPPEGDAGTGMVATNSVRKRTGNVSVGTSVFAMIVLEKELTNVYPEIDLVTTPNGSPVGMVHANNCSSDINAWLGLFREFSEAMGQKVDTQQLFSVMFNKALEADPDGGGLLSYGYFSGENITGIEKGRPLFVRSPESNFNLANFMRTHLFTAFGALKIGMDILTKNEHVAIDGILAHGGLFKTPVVGQKIVAAAMNVPVSVMATAGEGGAWGMAILASYMINKDQQEALEDFLDHKVFKDAEGQEVQPDQSDVQGFEVFIERYKKGLAIEQAAVDHLVEKWRD